AATGGTGAAGTAAATACTTTAGATACTATTACAGTGGAGTAATTATTAGTTACTTAACTATATAAATATAGAAACTCATTTTACAAGTTTTGTAGAATGAGTTTTTATTATTGTTAATAAAAATTTCCTTTGAAGGTAAGTGAAACTACTTCGTTTTTATCAATCGAAATATACCCTCTTTCTGCCAATCTCTGAATATTTTTATTGATTTGCTCTTTGCTCAAGGCTACTCTATACTTTTCATCTCCAACACTAGAATAATAATCTACTATTTTTTGAAGAGTAATATCTTCCTCTGTTTTTATAAATGCCATTATAGCATTTAGTTGTCTTGTTTTATTTCTTGAGAAAAACAGGTAAAGATATTGTTCATTATCAATAACAGATTGTAAAGATTCTACAGTATTTATGTTATCAATAACCTTTCTGTCAAAAAATTGATGTACAAAATAATTGTTATTTTTATATTGGATTTCGTGCAAATAGTCTTGTTTAGGCAACTTTCTAATCTTTTCTTCATCATAGGTTTTTAAAAACTCTGTTACTTTATCTTCATATGTCAACAGTATTTTTTTCAAATCATCATCGTAAAGTTTATAGGCTTCAATCTTTTCTATATCTGTATTTTTCTCATAGAGAATAGTATCAAGAATACTATAAATACCTTTATCTTTAACTTGAGTCATCATCCATTCTTTATAAGAAGCAAAGTTATTTTTATCTGCATCAGAATTTACCTTATAAATAGTCAATTCATCATTCGTAGAAACATCATTGTTAAATTCTTTTTTTGATTTTCTTTCTGTATGGCAACTATAACAAATATCTTTTGGTAAATAAGGACTGTCAGTAGGAATTATAAGTTTATTGCAATCAGCACAGTGTATTCCTTGGTTTCTTTGTAGCCAAGAAGGACAGTCATTGTCTGGAGCTTCTGAAGCAGGAAACCAAAAAGGAATGTTGTATCTTTTGCTGATGTAGTTTCCAATTTTTTTTGCTACGATTGTTTCTTCCCAAGGTGTAGGTTGTCCATTGAAAAGTCTTATATCTGATGCAAAACGGAGACTGCATAAATCTATCATTGTGTAATTGAAAGTAGATTTATCAATCAGTTCTAATAAAAATACGTTAGTTGGTAGTTCTTTTTTATCTTCATTCTCTATAACTACTTGCATATAGATATACCACCCTTGTGTGTCTCCATCCCATAAGGCTTGGACAGCAACTGGTTTTCCTTCTTTTTTAGCTTCTTCTACTTTGTCAACATAAACTTGCATGTCTTCAAAGTCTTTTGGCTTATTGTAATAATCTTTTGACATTCTTCTAAATAAAATTCTAAGTACTCAAAATTCGAAGCATACGTACAAGCTCATTATCAATAGCTCTTGGTTTTAGGCATTCTTCGATAGGTGTGTAGGTCATTTTACGTTTTAGCTGCCCTACCATAACATTCGTTTTGCCAGATAAAAGTCCTTCTACTGCTCCTAAGCCTAATTGGCTGCCCAACACTCTATCAGCTGCTGTGGGCGAACCTCCACGCTGAATATGCCCTAGATTGGTTACTCTAAACTTAAATTTTGGAATTTGTTCTTTTACTTTTACTCCTAATTCCTCTGCATTGCCAAGTTCGTCGCCTTCTGCTACCACCACAATTAAAGAAGTTTTTTTATTGGCTAACATTTCTTTGATAGATTCTACTATCTCATCCAAAGAATCCACAATCTCGGGAAGCATTACAATTTCTGCTCCTCCTCCAATGCCTGTCAAGAGAGCAATATCTCCACAATGTCTGCCCATTACTTCAATAAAAAAACCTCGCTCCAAAGAATCGGCTGTATCTCTAATTTTATCTATGGCTTCTAAAGCTGTATTGATGGCTGTATCAAATCCGATAGTGTAATCTGTTCCATTGAGGTCGTTGTCTATTGTTCCAGGTGCACCCACAAAAGGCATATTGTACTCTGCCGAAAAGGCTTGCATTCCTGCAAGAGTTCCGTTTCCTCCAATGGCAATTAATCCATCAATTTCTAAGGCTTTTAGGTTTTCATAGGCTTTTTTTCTTCCTTCTTTTGTTAGGAAGCGTTGGCTACGAGCTGTTTTCAAAACAGTTCCACCACGCTGAATAATATTACTAACATCCCTAGAGGTCATCATGTGAATATCATTTTCTATCATTCCACGATAGCCTCTATAAATTCCAAATAC
This portion of the Bernardetia sp. genome encodes:
- the pfkA gene encoding 6-phosphofructokinase: MKRIGVFTSGGDSPGMNACVRAVVRGALYYGVEVFGIYRGYRGMIENDIHMMTSRDVSNIIQRGGTVLKTARSQRFLTKEGRKKAYENLKALEIDGLIAIGGNGTLAGMQAFSAEYNMPFVGAPGTIDNDLNGTDYTIGFDTAINTALEAIDKIRDTADSLERGFFIEVMGRHCGDIALLTGIGGGAEIVMLPEIVDSLDEIVESIKEMLANKKTSLIVVVAEGDELGNAEELGVKVKEQIPKFKFRVTNLGHIQRGGSPTAADRVLGSQLGLGAVEGLLSGKTNVMVGQLKRKMTYTPIEECLKPRAIDNELVRMLRILST